Part of the Aquimarina sp. TRL1 genome, TGATGAGTTGCCCAAGCTCGACCCCAATACTGCCGGATTGTTAAATGACCCTTTAGCAAAAACAGCAAAACAAGGCGCTATCATTTTTAATGGGCTTAATAAACCCATAGAGAAACATCCTGACTTTGGATGCATTGCAACGGGAAATGTGATCGGAAAAGCAATAAGCAGCACCTATATTGGAAACAACAAACAGGATGCTTCCCTATTGGACCGATTTAGCGGAAGTATTTATGAAATTGGTTTTAATGAACCACTAGAGCGTTCTTTGGTATACCCTCCTTTAGCTGATACCTGTATTGCTATTAGAAATTCCATATTACGATACGAGGGAAGAGATGATACTGCTGAAGATATGGAGGACATTATGACCCTTAGAACCATGCTTAATTTTCAACGAATATACCTTCAGGAAATGTTACGGGAAACAGGGATTAAAGACCATAGTGGCCGTAGCATATCAGGTGTTAAAAATGGCAAAACACTCAAGGATTGCATAGAGAGCTACTTTAGAGTGATCAGCAGGGAAAAAGCTGACCATATCAAAAAAGAGGTCAATATTGTAGAGTTTTTAAACCGCTACAAAGGGGCAGAAATGAAGCAGGTTTTTATAGAAGAATACAAACGTAGAAACCGATAGCGTAATGAAGTCTCCTTTAAAACATAGTGTTGCGTTAAACCAAGGGATAGCCCACTACCTCATATTCGATAGTGTATCAGACTTTCATGATTTTGTAGATGCACAGATGGAAGAATTGAATGGATATACTGCCAGGGTGTTTAAAAAGATACGCAACAATGCGCTGGATCGTATAACCAATGAAAGTAATTGGTATGGAAGTCCGCCCCCTAAAAGTATTAAGGAATTAAATTTCCATACTCAATTTATAGGAATGCATTTAGTTCAAAGCGTGGAACTCAAAATAAGAAAACACCTGACTCACTATATTCAATTTGTAAAAGACCAGATATTGCCTAAACCTAAACTAAGCTATAATGATAAAGGCTTGGGAGTGTTTGCTTTTGATAGAGCTGCCATGGGACTTTTTAAAACACAACCAACCGCAGCAGATCCCAAGATACAAAAGAATATCAACCAGATGAAAATTGAACTGGATAGGGATAATAAAACAACCTCTATCAAAGAGGTATATGCCTATATCAAAGACAAAAATACATCCATCCCATCTTTACAGCTCTATATCTCTGTGGGAGGTAATGCCGGAATCATGGGAGACCAGTTGCTTTATGTCGGTTTAGCATGCGCAATATTAGTTGAGTATATGGAACTACGGGGCATTGCTGTGGAAGTCAATATCATTTTAGGAACTTTTTTTAACAATAGCTACCCCGTTGGGATAATTCGATTAAAGCGTTTTGAAGCTCCGTTGGATAAAAATATGTTGTTACTACTTAGTTCTGATCCAAGGTACTTTCGCTATCGTGGGTTTAAGGGACTTATTGCATTAAGTAACTATTTTGAATTACCTATTCCGTATGACCTGGGAATGCTCAAGGATGATATAGGCAAGAGCTTTGTCGAAGCTTTGGACTCAGACGGGATTGTATTTGAACAAAGCTACGATATCCACTCGGTAGTCCAGGAGGTAATACGCATCATAACCACCTATAATCAAAAACTAAAAAACAGATGAAAACACAATCAAGCAATCAGATTGCTAAAGCGGTAATCCATTCTATTATGGATAGAGCTATGCAAATTAATAAGGAATGTAAAGAACATTGTCGGGACTTTAGAATTATGGTTTCCAAAACGCATGTGAATACCTTAATTCTTCGATGGACTACTATTGACATTGACAATATAGATCGACCTGTGCAATGTTATCGATACGAATGTTTTGAGATGGATGGAACCCCACAGCATTGTTCTATCCATTATTCAGATCAAAAAGAGGCTAATGCATTCTTTTTGGGACTGACCACCTTATACACTCAGGAATTTGCGATAGATCATAAATTATAAAATATGTATAAAACAAAGGATTTGACAGAAAAAGACCTGGAACAAATAGAGATAAAAAATCAGGCAGAGATTGTGCAATATATCGGCAGTGAATTAAATCCAAAGGAGGCTTTTGCTCTGATTAAAAAAGAATCCAAAGATTTCACACAGCCCAATGTCAAAGCAGAACAGGCTGATGCTTTATTATATGCCATCTATAAAGGAGAAGCTACTGTGGTAACTACAGTAGAACCAGAAATAGTAAACGCATGGAAACCAATTCCAAAACACCAGGCACTTACGACTTTTGAAGCTGGGGACAAGGTATATGCCCTAGGTATAGACAATCAAAAAGTAAGGGTGCAATCAAAAGATGTCTTTGATTTTACCGATACCTTTTTTATTAAAGTTGATACCGAAGAAAGTAAAGAAAAAACGACACTGACCAATGAACAAGTCAAGATTTTAAAACTAAAGAAGGAGAAAGAGCTAGCCTTATTATCTATTCGCTTAAAAAGGGAAAAAAACAATAAGACAGCAGCATAAAAACACATAATCCTAAAACAATAAAACGATGAGTATAATCCAAGATTTTTTACAACTCGATGTTGAAAGAATTAAAAACCCGGAGATAAAACAGCAGGTAGAGGATATTATCGAGAAATACAAACAAGCTGAAGATAAGGAGTTTTTTGTATCCAATCTTGAATCGGTAATGCAGACATTATATGAAATGGTACAACAGGATTCCTCTGAAATTATTCAAGAAGCAGCGGAAGAAAATCCTTGTGAAGATCCTGTAAAGGAAAAGCCTGTTACAAAGAAGCAAGGTAATGCTGCCAAACCTAAAAAACCGAGCAAAAAGAAAAAAACTCAAAAAGATAAGAAACCGTCAGCCAAAACCACTAAAGAAGATATCTTAAAAATGAGTCCCAGACTAGAAAAATGCAATAAAGAGTTAAAAGCCTTTCATGCCGCACGCAGGAAGTCACTTCCTCAAAAAACACCCCCAACACGCTATACAAAGATCAAAAGGCATATCCTGGCATTGGGAAAACTCATTCCTCCACGGCTAAAGGAGAATCTACAGGTTCAGCAGGAAACTAAAAAAATACTGATGAAAGCCCATAGGGACATCCTTAATAATTTCAAAATGACCTCTTTAAAAAATGTAAAACGAGATCAAACAGAGATCAAAGAGAACTTTCAAAAGATTGAAGAAAAATTAGAAGAATAACCCTCTTAAAAAAAGCATATGAAAATTGATAAAACTGTAATAATTATTACCTCAGTAGGATTAGCTATCGGATTTGCAGAGGCGCTGATATACTATAACCTGGGAACAAACGCCAATAAGAAGAAGTTCAAATTCGGGGTTCCTAAAGGAAAACAACTGGTTAAAAATATGGGAGTTGTACTAGCTACATCTGCTCTTACTGCCATCCTATCGTATAAAATTGAGCAATCTTTTAAGAGCTAAACAACCAACTGTTAAAAAGAATAATAGTAAAAACAAGTACAATGAAACCTGTAAAATTTAAAGAATTTATAACCGCAAACAAGCTTAAGGTATCTGAACTTCCAAAACCTCTGATAGATAAAATCGATATTTTCTGGAAACTATACGAGCTCCTGGATTCTATTATGGATACTGACCGACAGGAATTAATCGAACAACTCCAGCAGCTCGACTATGAAATCCTGGGAGATATAGAACAGCAATATGAAGAACAGCTGGAAAATAATGATCGATTCGAGCAGCTGATCAAATCTCCTTTGGTAACACAAGCCTTCAAAGAGAAAGTAAAGCAAAAGATTCGTACAGATATTACCATAATCAAGGAATTAGTCAGTATGGGACGAACCAGGGATTTAACCCGGGAAGAGCTGGAAAGTATGGGGTTAAAAACAAAGCTTGGAAAAAATACCCAAATAGGTCAAAACACCTTGAGGCGCAAAACAAAATGGTTCTATTACTACTATGATATTATTGATAACAAAAGTAGTAATACCCTCAAATAGATCATCATCAATCATCATCAATTCATAAAACGAACAGAAATCATGCAATACAGCACCATAAAATTTCAGGATTTTTTACAAATCAATGGCATTAGCTCTTATTTCCTTCACAAATCCATCAAAGAGAAAATTGCCGCTTTTAATCATAAAATAGCACTCTTAGCCACTGCCAAAGAGGATGATAAGGTTAAGACGAACATTGTTAATGAACTGCAACAAACGGATCTGGAAATCTTAAAAAACATAAAAAAACACCTGATAGCAAGAATTTTAAAAACCGCAGAAAATGACATAGAGATTGTCCGATTACTTAAAAGGACAAGGTGGACTATAGATATTCATTACAATGAATTAAAAGCTATGGGACTACAAAGCGATTTGTTTTGGAATACAACCATTTTTGGAAAATTAAAACTAGTTAGAATTGAAGATTATTCCACTTCTTATTATATCGTTCCCATCGCTAAAAGGTTACATATTAAAAAGCTGCTGGCATCTATTAAAACTACCGGAAAACCTATTGTTGAATTTCTAAGTAAGTAGCTCTATGGATCAAAGAGAAAACAAGGTAGGATATGCTGATCTAAGCAAAGGGATTGAGCTGCTTATCAGCAAATTTGGCATTGATAAAACCGCAGCAATTATAAGACAAATAACCGATACAGTGACAATAGTCAAAAGTGAAAAATTAAAAACTCAGTTACTGCTCACCTACATTTACTATGAGAGTCAACACCTTTTTAAGTGTAAGCAGTCTAAATCCAAAACAGAAAGCTCTAAAGAGTTCAAAGACTCCAGGATGGTAACCTATCACCTTATTAAGAAGTATACCAATATGAGTTATCAGCAATTAGGAAAACGATTCGGACAATCCAAACGGGCAGTAATCCATCATTATAATAAGTGTGAGAGTTTATTGTCTATCCCTAAATCCAATAAAGATTTTGTCAGCAAATACCAAAGACTGGAGCAAAAAACCATCCAATACATGACCACATTAAAATAAACCACAAATGAAAGATGTTGAAAAAGAAATAATAGAAACCTTAAGCAAAGACCCTGATGCCATTGGTTTAGAAGAGTTACAGTCAGAACAATATAGCCCCTTAAATAAGGCTGTAAAAGAAAAAGAAAAGGATACTGGTAAAGCTACAAAAAACTGGAATCTCTGGAAGCCAACCCATCAAACTAATCCTATAGAAAATCCAAAAGATCAAAGAGTAAGTGATACGATAGATCAAAGGCAGGACAATATGCAGGAAAATTTCCAGAGTAATATCTCAGAGCTTCCCCTGGATGCCCCTGAACAACCAATTGGAAATGATCCTCAGGAAAATGAAAGTGCTGATGATGATATCGATGATTCTTCACAGGAAACATTTGAACTGCCTACCGCTACAGCAAAACAGGCAGCAGATACCATATTGGGAATGACCAATAATGTATTGGGGGTGGGAAGTGGCTATTTTGTTAAAATCCGGAAGAATAAAGAGTTCTATCAGTATAGCGAAATTGTTGAACTTATTGATCAACAAAATCAAAAGAATATACAACGGGTTAAGCTGGATAAGGAAGATAAGACTATGCTTAAACCTCTTATTGTCGCTATGCTAAAGAAAAAGGCAAAAAAACTTACCGTTGAACAGCAACTAATGGGGGCAGTTTTTTCCATTCTTGTAAAAAAAACGCAAACGGTATTGGAACTGCGTGGTGAAAATGAAATTCTTTATGATCGTATTGTGGATATTGTTAGCGAGGAAAAAAAACGTTCCGAGCAGAAAACAAAGCCACAAAGCGCTGACCAGGATATACTACATACAGACTATAGTGAAATCAATGAAAATACAGAGTCACAGCAAGAGGGGGAATCTGAAGAATATGATTCTTTTTCTATGCAAGCCCCCCTTATCGACCCCTTGACTGTTTCTTCAAAAGAAGAGATGGAAGAAACCACAGATTCTCCGGCTAAACAATAGAGAAATATGGGAAGAAAAAAAAATACGCCGACCCGTGGAAAAAAACTGATCTCTTATAGAAAAGAAAAACTGGAAAGGCAAAATATAATTATTGTTGTTTGTGGAGAAACCGGAGTTGGAAAGACTCATAGAAACAAACAGGAAATAAAAAGGTATCTCTTAGATAACCCCTCAATTGGAAAAAAGGGACGTAAAGTCCTGGCATTTGATACTAATGATGATGATTACTCTGAATTTAGAACTGTAAACCCTAATTATTTAAAAGCACTTACTGCTATTGCTTGTAGACGAATACGCCCATTTAACCCTGATGGCTCCCCTATGGATGATGATCAGAAAAAAGAAGTGGTCTATAAAATCCTAAAGCATTATAAAAACGGGATGGTAGTACTGGATGATATTGATAATTACATGGTCGGTGCAAAAGGACAATCCATGATTGGGGCATTATGTACGGTACGTCATAAGGGAATTGATCTATTACTTACCCATCAGTCTATTGCGAAGATTAGTCCTTCTGAATGGCAAAATTGTACATGGCTTCGTTTGCATCACCAGGTGGATGATGCAACCTCTTATCGAAAAAGAATCCCAAAATATCAAATGGTACGTATTGCTCAATTGATTGTAGATGAGCAATACAGCCTATCCACACTTGCTTATTTAGAAGGTAAGCTCCCTGAAAAAGAATATGAAAAACAAAAGAGTTTCTTTGTATATGTAAATATGAGACAACGTAAAATTATGGGGTGTAGCAGGGCAGCATTTATACGAGCCTGTAAACGATTTATTGATCAGGAAGAAGGAAAAAAAGTACGAATGTTACTACAGGAACGAGATTTTAAAGGAAAACTCAAATACAAAAATCGCAATGCTGCTATTATAAAAATGATCAGTGATTATACCCTATACCATCAGCCTAATATTGAAGAACCGTAGTACTACATTTTCTGTTTTGATTTAAGAGAAGTACCCCGTACAACTATCGAGTTTTATATCCTTACAGTGACGTTAAAACGTAAAAGTTTTATTATTTTAGTTATTTATATAATGGATATATGTGCTGGTATACATATATCATTGTTACTAGCAAGCTAAAAAACATTGTGAATGGAAATATTTGACCAATCGAAATCTCTGATAGAAAACTTATCACACTTAAGTTCGACAATTGTTGGAATTGTAAGCTTGATAATAATTTGGCAATTAATCGTAGCAGTAAAGAGTTTAAAAACCGCAAAAAACTCATTACAACAAGCAAAAGACGAATTCACAATTTCTTCAAAAAGATATTCAGCTCACGAAGCGGCAAAGCTTTGTGAAAAATTTACTGATATAACTTTCAGGAAAATAAATGAATTTGAAAGAAACAATGTGGAATTAGTCAAGCAATATCCGAAAGTTCTTGAGCCAATTAAAAGTTGGGATTCTTCATCTAAAATAATTGTTGCAAATCCTAAAGAAACAATTGAATCTGTGGATAAAATATTTAATGCAAATAGTGAGTTCTTTCTAAATATCCTAAATGAGTTTGAAGTCTTTGCTATGCATTTTACTAAACAGATTGCGGATGAAGATATAGCATTCCAGACTGTAGGAAAGACCTTTTTAGATTATGTAGAAAATTTTCATCCAATAATTCTGATAATAAACAGTGGACAAAAAGGTACTGCCTTTCGTAATATTAGAGAATTGTATGGGATGTGGCAAAATAAAACCAAGAGACAAACCTTAACTCAATTATCAGAAAAAGTAAAAGAAGAACTTGAAAAAACAGTTGAAAAAAAAGTAAGACCGTTTGGAACATAAAGAAAAACCAGCAGACAACAATGTATAACCGAAATTACTGCGGATTAGACTTCGTCCGAATCCACTTGGAATTGCTAATGTCTGTACTAAACCGAAAATTAATCCATATTAACCCGTAACTGACAGTTATATGAGACCGTCAGTCTGTCTGAAAACCTCACTTTTTAATTTTAGTATAAGGCAGAGGGGACTTTGAAAGTTTTCAAATATGAGATTCTTATAGAGGTAGAATGAGTTTTGAGAAAGACTGACATTATTGGTAATTTACTGAATAAAAAACAACAAATTAATTTAAACAAATATGAAACCAAATCTTTTGATAATCGCAATGTTGACAACTTTAGCCTTCACCTCTTGTAAAGAAACTCCGAAAGAAAAAAACAAAGAAGCTGTAATAGAAACAAATGTTGAGACTACATCAGAAAAAAACTCAGAAGAAATTTTGACAAGTACAGCAACCGATAAAGAAGGAAACGAGTTGAAAATGTCTTTTAACAATACAAAAAATACAGCTACGGTAAAATATAATGGAAAAACTATCGAATTAGTCGGACAAGTGGTTGCATCGGGAATCCTTTATAAAAATGAAACCTATAAATTGACAGGAAAGGGACACAACATACAACTAACAAAAGATGGGGAAGTAGTTTTTTCTCATGAAGACGAAATTGTAAAAAGTACGGTAAAAAACAAAGCAGGACAAACACTCGATATGACTTTTAATAACACCACAAATAAAGCAATCATTTTTCTTAATGGCGGGGAACAAATTGAATTATTGGGACAAAAACCAGCCTCTGGGATTTGGTATAAAAACAATCACTACGAATTGACTGGGAAAGGCGAAGAAATTGAACTGAAAAAAGATGGAGAAACAGTATTTAAAAGATTGGATAGATAGTGATAAAAAACTCCAAGATCTTATAGTTGAAATAGAGTCAACGGGAAAGTCGAATAACGAAAAGGCAGAATTAGCATTTGAAAAATTAAGCACTCTATACAATATTCCAAGAATGCCAATAGATGTAAATGAAGGTTTTGAATTTAAATCTAAAAACCCATTGAAAGAAATAATAGATAAAAGATCTCTTTTTGAAGAACACACTCTGATAAAATACCTTTCAAAAGAAAATGAAGACCCCCGTGGAATGGTTTTGTTAGCAACTTGGCATTTGTTAAATGATTATCGAGTGGATTTATGGCAAATTGCTGAGAAAGAATTTGGGGGAAATATTCCTGACCGATGCCAAATTGGAATTCGAGGAAGTGGAATCTATGGAGAAGTGGTGTTTCCAAACAAGGAAGGCAAATCGTGGTCTGAACTTGGATGCCTAAAAAATAACTTACTAATTGAGTAAGTATGTATGCCAACACCTTATAAAAACTATAAGGCAGATTGAAATATTAAAATCAAAATAGCACACATTTTCGTTTTCATCAAGTCAACTTGTACTGGAGCAATCCATATTGCTTATTTTTAATGGAATCAGATAATAGTGCAATACTTCAAACTTTAAAAATCCATTTTTTATTAAATTTAGGAAAACAATAGTCTTACTACTTTTATATAAACCCGTTACTAGTAATTTGAGAGATGAATAATTTAAATAATATAATTAAATCAATACAGAAACAGAATCATGCAGTGCCAAATACTGTTGGTTTATCTGGATTAACAAGTAATACAAAATATATTCAATCGATGAATAAAATAAATTCCAATTTGACAGGTTTAGGTGGAATTTCGGAGATTGCAAGAGATAGAGTATTACAAACGGAAAGATTAAGTAAAAATACAATGCTAGGTCGTAATTTGGCGGTACAAAGCGCTTCACTACAAGTGCCTAAAAATAACTTTGTATTATCTGGTTTGATTTCTTCTTTATCACAATTAAAATTAAAAAATAAACTGGTTTCAGATAAACTTGCGGGTCTAGTGACGAGTCAATTGACAGTGACAGGAAACTTGGGTCAGATTGCACAAACAATTCAGCAATCCCATTTGAATAAATTTAATACTTTAAGCGTAGCGTTACAAGGAGTTTCTAATAGTTTTCTGAAAGAAGTTGCAATTGCAAAAACTTGGGAAGATTTTGATATAGTAGAAGAAGCTAATGAAACAATATCAAATATTGCTGAAGAAACTCTAAATCAAACTACAACTATTACTCAAAGTGATTTAGAAGAATTTAGAACATCTATCTTAAATAAATTAACCAATTTATTATCGAAAAGTAATTCAGAACGAGCACGTAATTTTATTATAGAATTAATAACAGTAATTGGATTCGTTCTCACTCTTTATACTTTACATCAACAGAAAACTGATAAATCAAATAGTCAAATAATAATTGAGACAAAAAAAGAACTTGAAAAATTAAGTAGTGATTTTTCTCAGAAAATATCAATCGAGTTACAAAAAATGACTAAAACTCGTGTAGCAAAGACAAATGTTAATTTAAGATTTGCTGCAAAAAAGAATAGTAGAAAAATAGGATTGGTTAAAAAAGGACAAATTGTAACTGTAATTGAGACCAGGCATAAATATTTATTGATTTCGTATATAGATTTTGAAACCGAAGAACCAAAATCGGGATTTGTTGTCAAGAAGTATTTTGCAACTAAAAAATAAAAAATTGGTAATATCTAACATTAAGTAGAGTAATAATTTTAATACTAAATGATCAAATATAAATATTAGATCATTCTAAATTCTTCAGTTTTTATAATACCTAGTGATTATAAATGATATGTCTTATATTCTACTTTCGTAGTATAAGAATAATCTGTTAAAAATCATTATATCAAATAGATAAAAAAACAATTTTTAAAAAATAGCATATCCCGATATTTTCCTTCTCAAAAAACCGTAACTAATGTTTATTTTTGGAAAAATGGACATATTAGGAATCGAAGAAATTTTATTGGCATATCATAAGGTAACCGGGATCAACCGGGAATATAGTATTACGATGCTTAAAGAATTACCCCTGGATGTAAAAGAAGTCAGATCTGTTTGTATCAATAAAAGTTATATCCAGTTTTATGAGGAGATAGAAATAGAACACAATAAAAGTGCTATCTATTGGGTATTAGACTCTCATTTTAATTAAGGGAACACCACCCAAGAGCCTATTGTTTTAAAGGGCTATTATATACGTCCCAGGTTTTAGAGTCCGGTTCATATTCATAATACTTCGGGTTGTATTTAAAGCGCTGTTCAGAATAATAGAATGTTTTATATTTCATAATAAGCCCCCACAGTATCTTCCTGGCTTGATCTTTTGCCATATTAGGTTTAGGTACATCGTTAAGATAGTAAACTCCTAAATCCATTTTTGCTTTTCCGTGTTGATTTTCAATACCTAACACTCCATTTTTTAAAGCATCTGCAAAATAATAATCAAAAACATATTGATTAAACACTAATTTTTCCTGAAGTAGTTTGCGTTTCATATTGGAATATTTCCAACAAAAATATAAATTAAATGGAATTATTCCATAATTAAAATATAGTTTTACCGTATTTTAATTATGATACATCATCAATTTACAGGGAATCTTCCTTTTAAAAAGTTTCAGGGAATTTGACTCTTTTTTTTTCGTACCCCCATTTCCTCTGATATCCCCTGTTATTGTCTGGATTGTTTTTTTTTACGTCACCAGGTACGAAAATAGCGTGTGGAATTTCCAAAATAGCTTCTGATTTTAGCATTCACAAGGTTTATAGACCAAGCCAAATATTCATAAAACAACATAAAGAAATGGCAGTATCAAAAGAGTTAAACTATAAAGCTATAGGCGCTGTAATTGCAATATCAGCCATAGTATTTACCGCAATAGGGGTCGTATATGTTGGCCCAATGCTGGAGAAAAGAAAAGCAAAAAAACTTGCTATAACCAAG contains:
- a CDS encoding AAA family ATPase, giving the protein MRTYTQTLDIPEIDQIPDVMKILDDLSVGNNVFLKGIAGTGKTTLAEKVAYAHFGRRQHDKKELPFIIITCNQYTSPIDIKGGQTIYGYKEGGLIEAWRDGKILIIDELPKLDPNTAGLLNDPLAKTAKQGAIIFNGLNKPIEKHPDFGCIATGNVIGKAISSTYIGNNKQDASLLDRFSGSIYEIGFNEPLERSLVYPPLADTCIAIRNSILRYEGRDDTAEDMEDIMTLRTMLNFQRIYLQEMLRETGIKDHSGRSISGVKNGKTLKDCIESYFRVISREKADHIKKEVNIVEFLNRYKGAEMKQVFIEEYKRRNR
- a CDS encoding MliC family protein, whose product is MKPNLLIIAMLTTLAFTSCKETPKEKNKEAVIETNVETTSEKNSEEILTSTATDKEGNELKMSFNNTKNTATVKYNGKTIELVGQVVASGILYKNETYKLTGKGHNIQLTKDGEVVFSHEDEIVKSTVKNKAGQTLDMTFNNTTNKAIIFLNGGEQIELLGQKPASGIWYKNNHYELTGKGEEIELKKDGETVFKRLDR
- a CDS encoding SH3 domain-containing protein, encoding MNNLNNIIKSIQKQNHAVPNTVGLSGLTSNTKYIQSMNKINSNLTGLGGISEIARDRVLQTERLSKNTMLGRNLAVQSASLQVPKNNFVLSGLISSLSQLKLKNKLVSDKLAGLVTSQLTVTGNLGQIAQTIQQSHLNKFNTLSVALQGVSNSFLKEVAIAKTWEDFDIVEEANETISNIAEETLNQTTTITQSDLEEFRTSILNKLTNLLSKSNSERARNFIIELITVIGFVLTLYTLHQQKTDKSNSQIIIETKKELEKLSSDFSQKISIELQKMTKTRVAKTNVNLRFAAKKNSRKIGLVKKGQIVTVIETRHKYLLISYIDFETEEPKSGFVVKKYFATKK